From Polynucleobacter sp. MWH-P3-07-1:
ATGACTAATCTGGCTACCGTGCAGAAACTTGCACCGTCCAATCTACAACTGCCGGTTTCGGCATATTTTGACGTTGATTTATACCAACGTGAAATTGAACTGCTTTTTAAGCAGGGGCCGAGTTATGTCGGTCACGAACTCATGGTTCCTGAAAAAGGCTCCTATCGCACAATTGCTGCCGAAAACGAGGGGCGCATACTGGTGCGCAATGAATCTGGTGTCGAATTACTTTCCAACGTTTGCCGTCATCGTCAGGCGCTGATGCTCAATGGCAGCGGCCAAGTTGATAACATTGTTTGCCCCTTGCATCGCTGGACTTATGATTTACATGGCGAGCTCTTGGGCGCACCTCACTTTGAAGATAAACCTTGTCTTAACTTAGGCAAGTCTCCCCTGCAAAACTGGCAAGGGCTTCTGTTTGAAGGTCCACGGGATGTTTGCAAAGACCTAGCGAATCTCGGCGTTGCTGATGATCTCAAGTTTGATGGCTATGTCTTAGACCATGTTGAAGTGCATGACTGCAACTACAACTGGAAGACCTTTATTGAGGTTTATCTTGAGGACTACCATGTGGTTCCTTTTCATCCAGGCTTAGGTAAGTTCGTTTCTTGCGAAGACTTACATTGGGAATTTGGTGATTGGCATAGCGTTCAAACTGTAGGTATTCATAAGAATCTGGAAAAACCAGGCTCTGCTACTTATCAGCAATGGCATGACGCCGTCTTACGTCAATTCAATGGGAAGACACCGCGCCATGGCGCAATTTGGTTAACCTATTACCCTAATGTCATGGTTGAGTGGTATCCAGGCGTCCTCTGCGTTTCTACCCTGCACCCTATGGGCCCTAATAAAACTCGCAATATTGTCGAATTTTATTATCCGGAAGAAATTGCCTTGTTCGAACGTGAGTTTGTTGAAGCTGAGCGCGCTGCTTACATGGAAACCTGCGTTGAAGATGATGAGATCGCAGAGCGGATGGATGCGGGTCGCGCAGCCCTGCTGGCGAGGGGTATCAATCAGGTTGGCCCTTACCAAAGCCCAATGGAGGATGGCATGCAGCACTTTCATGAGTGGTATAGACGGGTGATGCAGCTCTCTGACATCTAATAATGCTTTAATCAGAAAACCCTCTTTAAGACAGGCTTCCCACATGAATCCACTGATTACCGCTAACCAGCTAGAAGAAATCATTAATAGCGGCGAAGATGTGTTGATCTGTGACTGTCGTTTTGATTTAGCCAATCCATCAGCGGGCAAGACAGCCTATTTAGAAAATCATATTCCTGGCGCTCTTTACGTTGATCTCGATCAGGATTTATCGGGCAGCAAAACCGGTAAAAATGGTAGACACCCCCTACCCTCACCAGAAGATTGGGCTGAAACTAAAACACGTCTAGGGATGGACAACAACACTTTGGTTGTTGCTTACGACAATCAAGGCTCCATCTTTGCTAGCCGTCTGTGGTGGATGCTCAAAGCTACAGGCCATGCTAACGTGCGCGTACTAGATGGTGGACTTGATACTTGGAGCGGTCCGATTGGCAAAACTCCGCGCCAACCTACTGCTAGCGCCCATCCTATCGATGCCATGCCTTATGTTGGGCTAGCATTACTGGAAGAGGTGCTTACAAATCTTCAAACTCATCAAAAGAAAATTGTTGATGCCAGAGCAAGCGATCGGTTTCATGGTGAGAATGAAACGCTGGATCCCGTTGGTGGCCATATTCCAGGGGCCCTCAATCATTGCTATAAAGAAAATCTCTCTGGAAAACTCTTCAAATCGCCTGAACAGCTCTACCAAGATTATGTGGACTTACTTGGCACCACTAAAGCAGCAGAAGTGATTCATCAATGTGGATCTGGCGTGACCGCTTGCCATAATTTACTAGCGATGGAAGTTGCCGGCTTAAGGGGTGCGCGCTTATATGCGGGCAGCTGGAGCGAATGGTGTGCTGATCCCAGTCGCCCTGTAGGGCGTTGATTTAAGCGCTATGACGCTTGCGATAAGAGCAGTACAAAACCTACTCCACAAGCAATCAATATAGTTTGGCGCAATGACTCAGCCCAATGTGGTCGACGATGCATTTGTGGAATGAGATCGCTCACTGCAATATAGATAAAACTACTCGAAGCAATCACCAGTAAGTAGGGCATCATCGCATGGGCTTTTTCTAGAAAGAAGTAAGCCAAAACACCACCGATCACAGCTGATAAACCACAGAGCAAGTTATATAGGAGCGCCCGACTTTTTGAAAATCCCGCATTCAGCAACACCATGAAGTCGCCAATCTCTTGGGGAATTTCGTGAGCAATGATGGCAATCGCAGTGAAGAAGCCCACTTCATAATTGGCCATAAAAGCAGCGGCAATCAAAACACCATCGACAAAATTATGCAGGCCATCACCAACCAATATCATCCACCCGCTTCTACCTGCGACTTCAGCATCATGGCCATGATGGTGCTCATGGCCATCACCCTCATGATGATGACTATGTCTTAGCAAAGCAATTTTTTCTAATAAGAAAAATCCCAACAGGCCAGCCAATAAAGTTCCGAACAAAATTTGCGGCTTGGTATTAGGGAAGCTAAATGCTTCTGGTAAAGAATGCAATAAGGCCGTTGCCAACAAAATGCCGACTGAAACGCTCACCATATTGTCGACCATCTTGGAAAG
This genomic window contains:
- a CDS encoding aromatic ring-hydroxylating dioxygenase subunit alpha; the encoded protein is MTNLATVQKLAPSNLQLPVSAYFDVDLYQREIELLFKQGPSYVGHELMVPEKGSYRTIAAENEGRILVRNESGVELLSNVCRHRQALMLNGSGQVDNIVCPLHRWTYDLHGELLGAPHFEDKPCLNLGKSPLQNWQGLLFEGPRDVCKDLANLGVADDLKFDGYVLDHVEVHDCNYNWKTFIEVYLEDYHVVPFHPGLGKFVSCEDLHWEFGDWHSVQTVGIHKNLEKPGSATYQQWHDAVLRQFNGKTPRHGAIWLTYYPNVMVEWYPGVLCVSTLHPMGPNKTRNIVEFYYPEEIALFEREFVEAERAAYMETCVEDDEIAERMDAGRAALLARGINQVGPYQSPMEDGMQHFHEWYRRVMQLSDI
- a CDS encoding sulfurtransferase, coding for MNPLITANQLEEIINSGEDVLICDCRFDLANPSAGKTAYLENHIPGALYVDLDQDLSGSKTGKNGRHPLPSPEDWAETKTRLGMDNNTLVVAYDNQGSIFASRLWWMLKATGHANVRVLDGGLDTWSGPIGKTPRQPTASAHPIDAMPYVGLALLEEVLTNLQTHQKKIVDARASDRFHGENETLDPVGGHIPGALNHCYKENLSGKLFKSPEQLYQDYVDLLGTTKAAEVIHQCGSGVTACHNLLAMEVAGLRGARLYAGSWSEWCADPSRPVGR
- a CDS encoding ZIP family metal transporter; translated protein: MSILQNILLVTILAGLVSVLIAASFSLGLLSKMVDNMVSVSVGILLATALLHSLPEAFSFPNTKPQILFGTLLAGLLGFFLLEKIALLRHSHHHEGDGHEHHHGHDAEVAGRSGWMILVGDGLHNFVDGVLIAAAFMANYEVGFFTAIAIIAHEIPQEIGDFMVLLNAGFSKSRALLYNLLCGLSAVIGGVLAYFFLEKAHAMMPYLLVIASSSFIYIAVSDLIPQMHRRPHWAESLRQTILIACGVGFVLLLSQAS